aatgtgtatgtatatatatatatatatatatatatatatatatatattcttcttgttattattattatgtgcataaaagaaaaagtctTGAATCTTATGATatgttcataattattattaatacatttttaatcttttataatattttaaaatatatcgGGTGTGTCGGAGAATTGATTTTTATCTTTGGTTATccaatatttattattaaacaaATAGATATCTCTATCATTAAATATAGGATCTTTATGTTTGTAAAACCATTTAggttcatatttatttgtattattaaatttttttgcGTTTTGTCTTTGTTTATTTTCTAATCTTTGTTTTTCATTCATAGCAACCTCTATATTACCATTTTCATAGTATCTTTGATCTGGTCTAAATCTACTATCTGTACAGGCGATAGCTGCTCCTTTATCTTTATCATATTCTTTTGTTATTTCGTTTAATTCAACAGTCATATAATTGAAACCATAATATTGTTCTGAGTTGTGAGGTCTTTTATGTGCTTTCCATACACATATAGAATTtaaattttctatattattttcatatagtTGCCAATCAatagtattaataaattcattcaatgtatttttattataatgataaatattttcacTACCAtcttcattaaaaaaataattatcatattctAATTTCTTCATATCTTTTACATatgcaatatatatttcttgtgACCATTTcccataaataaaaaaaattatgtttttatacCTATCACAAACTACACCTCTAACATTATgaatttctttttcaaaccatccttttcttatatatttaacgaTTGAAAAGTCtccattattatgattacgtattattatattcccGTGGAGTTCAACCCATAGCTTTCCAAATATTACATTGTGGATAATCATATTTGCTCTTTCATATGTGTAGTGTTCTtgatcatataataaatggtcatcattattatgacCATTATTATGACAATTATTATGACCATTATTATGaccatcattatcatcatcattattatcatcattattatgaccatcattattatcatcatcattattatcatcatcattattatcatcatcattattatcatcattattatgaccatcattattatcaccatctTTTGTGTTCTTACATGTTCCTCTGTCCTTATAAAATTCTTTCCTTATAGGGGGCATACAATTATTTCCGTTCTCCTCACTTtgcatattatcatttaataattcattttgaATTTGTTCGCTTGTatcattttttgaatttatatcattagaCATTCCATctgtgtgtatatatgtatcatgtgtatgtttcttttttccacaaaaattataattattaatcatGTTTGATTCTGTATTTCCCTCCTTCaccttattattatgaatattattatgaatattattatgaatataattatttatttttttttccaaattATTTTGAGACATCATTGTTTTCTTGTACTTAAGGATCAGATGACTTGATCCAGGCATCGTGACCTCAACGGATTTTCCCAATATATGAACATTAGCCATAATACTTGCATAATTTtccatatattcattatgaCAATGATATGCTGTTATAGGAGGGTGATGAACCACCTGCTCTGATATAAAACGAAACTTTCTATGTGTCAATTCATATGTTTCCCCAAGTAAAGGATTAAATGGTTTATACGTTCTTCCTATGACTGAAGCGTATGGTGATATAGTAAATGCTGTTACAAAAGCTAATCGACTTGTgctttctttttcatttgacgcatattttaataaatatatatattgaaaatctTCAGCTAATCTTTGAAGAAATGAAGAAGGctcatttaaatatatgggCATACCTATACGCGATAAATCCTTTCCTATGCAATCTTTTAAAAGAGACCACATactaatttttatttctgtTCTAGGGCTCGGTAgtttttttcttctcttAATACTTTTATCAGTATATATTTCGATATCTTTAAAATTTAatgcttttatatttttagaatTACACGAAGGGATAAGTGAAAAATTAATACTTTTCAAATGATTATCTAAATTGTTTTTGTCATATAAATGATTATCACAAGGGCATATATCACATTTGTGATTATCtctatatattgttttattctTACTCGTGTCCTTTACacaaatattatcattattgttatgatcatctttattattgttatgaaCATCTTTATTATTGCCATGAACATCTTCATTATTGCCATGAACATCTTCATTATTGCCATGAACATCTTCATTATTGCCATGAACATCTTCATTATTGCCATGATCATCTTCAATCCCCATTCGTTTGCGTATTATATCCTTATCCTCCACACTGTCATCACACACAAAATGATCCTTTTTATAAACATCGCATGTTATTAAACCGTCCCTCACATCGCCAAGAGCAATATCATCCTCTGTACTCACCGTATTCCTTTTTgtttcattaatatttttattattcaaaatTGTTTTCAGAAAAACATCTGTTGTACAATCCTCTTGAATGGtagttatattatcatcatgatCACTagattttgtttttatatttaaacttCTTTGCTCTGATGTTTGATGTGAAAAagttttttcattttcctgatcattattaatataattataataatgttcaTCTATATGAGCATTcatcttttcatttttattattaatagtaCTATGTGTTGTTAACATGTGTTCATTATTATAGGTACGATTTTGATCTGGTATGTTATTTGTATTATGcaccttttttattttatctgaGTTTTCATTCTTATCTCCCTCACTACTATATAAGCTGATAGAGTTTTTGGATTCGTCTTCAAAAACGtcatttgataatatatttttatcataaataaattcatcacaatcataaaataaatcctCTTGCTGTTGttttttctgttttatttgttttgatgaattatacatttctttatcttcttcttcttcgtcCTCTTCACTTAAAGTAGCACATTGATAAAGTTGAAAGtgttttaatttatcttttatttcttcttccaTATGAGTAAGATTATTAATTTCTTGGGATTTTTcaagataataattttgtttgGCTAAAAGTTTTAAAGACTGattcatatatttagaaTGTATGGATTCTtcctttaataataattcggtacattgtatatatttctctataataatatgagcATATTGTATGGAAAAGTATAGTTGTGATAATAAGGAAAGTAATTCATCactttttatttgtaaattATTACCATTACTAAAATTGTTATTAACATAATCATTAGCATCACCAATCATGTTGTTATTAACATCACCAATCATGTTGTTATTAACATCACCAATCATGTTGTTATTAACAtcaacaataatattattattaacatcacCAATCATGTTGTTATTAACATCACCAATAATGTTGTTATTAACATCACCaataatgttattattaacatcaacaataatattattattaacatcaccaataatgttattattaacatcaacaataatattattattaacatcaacaataatattactattaacaccctttttaatattattttttaattttttatttaatatagatCTGGCTTGATAATACTCAGAACCCTTTAAAACATCCGTTGTCATTTCCTTGAGagatattatattcttcattaAACATAAGGTTGGACTTTTATCTTCAAAATCTGTTGAACTAATAAACATATCTTCtagattatattttttattataactattcattttttcaatAAATTCAGATGTATCCAAGGtggatgatgatgatgatgataatttttcaacattatcatctttataaaaaatatattcatttgatttatatttaatatttgcatttttatttatcttaCTATATGATGACATATTATCATTGTCAATATATAAAGGActtctataatttttatcatgtGACATACATATATCTTTTCTTTCATATGGCACATCTTTATCATCCCTTTCGTATATCAcattttttacaatattattaGATTCGTCCCCTTTTACATTTTCCTGAATTTTATTAACTATAATACAATCAacgtttttttctttttctattatttctttattattattagacaACTCCTTTTTTGTTTGATTGTTAGTGTTCTTTATAGGATCATCCAAATGTTGATCTTCCCTTTTAATACATTTGGatgaatttttaataatattttttaaaaataaagaattattagaCATATTAAATGTTTGTACTGCATCAGGTATATTATGATGtccatttttgtttttataattattaccattaatataatttagtTGTGCTTTTTTAAAAGAGATATACCATTTATGTTTATCTTCTGGTGAGTTTgcttttaaatataacacACCTTGTTCGTTTGTATCGATTTCAAAATGTAATTGATCATCTGGACATACTTTAATTTTACAATGTGTTAATACAAAAGACTCTTTCGTAGGAGAATATTTATCAAGTGAATATCTTAATAATCCATTttctaaaataaaatatctaGGTCTATAACTTCCAATAATATTAGTCCATTTATTTAACCATCCTtcatgtataatttttttatctcGATAAATTTTACTTTtgtctatattattatataatgatccTGGTTttgattttcttttctttatatattcttcttcataattattatcattatattttttttcttgatctttcttattattattttttttcctttttatataatttacattattattatttatcgtATTATCTGAAGTTTTATTGCTACCTAATGAATTACGTTTCTCTccaaaaatttttatatttaaatacttACCACCtatcataattttctttttatcgttttttttttttttttttttttttttttcagcaCTTATAATGTATTCATGAttcaattttttcttatatatattatattatattatatatatattatatatatatataatataaaattaaaatgaagatacaaataaaaatattaatatgaataatatatatgaaatgtaCATAAATTTAATgcgacatatatatatatatatatatatatatattgtgttaaataattatattatactcttttattattttgctttcattttaaaaaataaaaaaagataacaCATGCTAattaattcttctttttctttttacttatttattatgatttttttctttttttaataaacaacaaattatataattagaaaaataaaaaaacaaataagtaaacacacatatataatatatatatatatatatatatatatatattatgtagtTGTATATAATAGAcctcaatatatatatatatatatatatattttttttttatatgctgatttaatttttttatatattttaattttttaacatatcGATGTATTATACACCTTACGTTGATATCATTCGCTTATGATCTTAtcattatatcattatatcatatttttttttttttttttttttttttcttatttcacACTCATAACATTACATTGGTTTAAATGTGAAAATTCGGAGAggtgagaaaaaaaaaaaatatatatataaatataaatataaataatatatatataaacaaataaataaaataaatatattatatatggaacaaataaataaaataaatatattatatatggaacaaataaatacatatattcatatatatatatatatatatatatatatatatcccaATGTGAATAAATCatcttataataaaaacctcataataaaaaaccatattataaatttcaaatgtatttaattatataaaaaaaattaagcatcataaaataaaaatatataaatataaatatacatatatatatatatatatatatatattatatttttaacttttaattcttgattttttttttttttttttttctatatttttatatttaaatgttacatattttatatttatttaatttgggttaatcttttctttatttttttcaaaaaaaaaaaaaaaaaaaaaaaaaaaaaacattcaaATGTACTAAGTTTCatataatactttttttaCACAAAATAATTggtgagaaaaaaaaaaaaaaaaaaaaattcgaaagaaaaacaaagaaatgaaaatttttactttaaattataaatatataaataaatcaataaataaacatatatatatatatatattatatattttttaatatatattaatttatatatatttatataatagtaaAATTATAGTTATAAATTTTCAAGATAAGAAAAGAGTTCTTTTTCTAGGttcctatatattatatattaaaaaattaaaaaggaaCTTAAAAATtgatcataatatttattatacataatataatgtataaaatttaaatatgcttttttttaaaatttataaaaatattaattattaataataatatctttattttcctttttatttaatactattattaaaaaaaaaagaaaaaaaaaaaaaaaaaaaaattaaatttcaCAAATGTGGAtgtgaaaaggaaaaattcTTATTCTATACTAATATTtattagtattatatatatatatatatatatatatatatatatatgtacatattttataactgtacttttttattatccaatattatattcatcatattgaatattttataaacataaaataaaatttatttgtttttttttttttttttttttttttttttttttttttttgttatgcCATTTGCTTTATATATTGAtccaaaaattttaaatatatatattatataaaggtctcttttatataatagatTAATGGATATATGGCCTTTTGAACAATATAAGAATaccacataatatattaaaaatatgtagacgttttaataatatacatttttttaatatgcaTCCctttgatttatatattaatttatttgtaaatttatttttatttttaattttttttttttttttttcatttcattagAATATCTAcattttgtttctttttatttttctttttacttttctttttatttttctttttatttttcattttactcttcattttattttttattttaattttttttttatcctccTTTTTTTCGTTATAATTTTTGGAGAGACGAGTAtatggattttttttttttccttttttttttttttttttttttttatcggATAATCTGATGTAACGATTAGAATGTGTTTTGAAATGAAAGAAACATGGATAAGTTTGTGAGATATGATTtgtacaaatttttttttttgaattactCCAATTTTTGTCTTtccaataatatataatatagaaaataataaatataattaaagagGGTACAATGGCTGTAATCAAcagaataatataatgatattttaaatttctaCATGTTGTacaatttatatgttttggTAATAATTTAGTACTGTCAactaatgtatatataacatgaaatatatttgaattgtttatttgtttttttatttgtttaatagttatataagtatatgattcattttgttcatgagcttttcttttctttgtCGAcaatttaatatgtataataatttcacgtatattcattttaattaatacattattaattaatttaatatctATGCCCTCTCCAAAATGTCCAACTACTTTTATCATATCACCATCCTGATATTTTAAACACCCCccataaaaatgtatatcatataatgaGCTAATATAtgcaaaattttttaaaaaaaatttttgtaAATGGCTAAAGGTAAATTTcaatttcttctttattcttAGAAATATATGTAAGGATAAATCttcatatttcttttcttcttttggTTTGTTGTGTTGCTTATCACCAAATATGTATTTTGATGTAATGAAGGaggtatatttataattatcaagAAAAGTATCGtccttataaaatatataattcataaaaaTGTTGTACATATATTCTATAGTAAAATGAAAGTCGTGTATATCATGTGCGGGATTATTTTGGTATGTATGGTTATCATGTTGTCTAGGTGTGTTATTATAACCATCACTTGGATTATTATAAACATcacttgtattattataaccatcacttgtattattataaccatcacttgtattattataaccatCACGTGTgctattataataattccctttatttttattatcatcattttgcGCTGCTGTCTCCTTGTTTCCTTCAATATTATTACCTATCATCATCTGAATGACAACCTTGTCCTTGttcatattaaaatattcttcTGTAAattgattatttatttttatattttcatctatggtatataaattatgtttattaaatGTAGCATATCCTATTACACGTACCGGAGGAATATATACATTCATTAACTTGTTCAACAAAAAAGATAACTTTTCTTTACCTATAACATTTGGATATAAATGTTGTATATGTtcgtttataatatatttaaatttattttctatattttttattatatcatcatttattatttttatatcattcatTATTTGTACATCTTTGTTTAATTCTCTTAactcattatttttattattatttaattttatatttatttcttttggtTTTGttctttcctttttcttatttaaagATATGTACATTAATATACCATCATTGTTTAGAGATAATTCATATTTCATTATCTttcttaaataatttaaactCATCCACTGGTTTATCGTATTTTCATACATcaatattaacatattttttctttcatgattattaaataatgaatggtaacttattattatagatacatataaaatatctaACAATAATTGTATCTTTTTATAACTTTCTTTACAATTTAATGTTTTTAATTCATAATCAAATGGTAGAAGAGATAATAAAGTTATTCTGTTCCTATTTTTTCCTACTCTCTTTTCAATctcaatatttatattattatgttcatataattccttatatcttttatcttctccaatttttttaatttcttcatataatttcatatacATTTCGTTTTGATGATTCATGCTCATACTAAGCATTATCGTTTCAAAAGATTCTTTTACATCTCCTAAATGTACATgcttatttaaatattgtaCTTTTATAAGAAATTTTACAAATACCAAACGGAAAAAATCATAATCATCTTCATAAAATGTTTGGGATAATTTATTGTTGTAAAAGCTTCTTGTGAAGAAATTTCTTTCCTTCATATTCCTGTTCATTATGTTATACTTAtctttaaaaatgaaaattgtAGTGGTTATGTACACCATGTAGTACATAAAGGTGATCATATTCATCATAAccacaaaaataaaatcaaaaaaaaaaaaaaaaaaaaaaaagagtaaAATAggagaataaataaatcaagCATGAGTAGCCCAAGAATaacattaatatttatattattataggagatgataacataaataggttgtgtaatatattatttaatttaatcaTTGTAATCGATTCATATATAAggagatgaaaaaaatttatatatatatatatatatatatatatatatgataggatgtaaaaattttatgtaGACATATATAATCAAGGGtccatttaaaaataaatttacgAGGCATcaataataatttgttaCACCCacattaaaaatttaaaaaaaaaaaaaaaaaaaatgccaTTAAAaggataaatattatattccttATAAATCATATTTGTGGTATGTATTTAagttttttaattattaagatatatatatttgtttccTTTGACTGACTCCATtttagttatatataaataaatgaataagtATAcgtgacaaaaaaaaaaaagcgtcccactataataataaatttttaatgcAACAGTTATAGGAAGATTTTTTTTCTACAAAAGTAAGTTCGAATCATTTTCTCTCTTTCtctttcaaaaaaaaaaaaaaaaagatggagtaatatacatatatattgcaTGCAGAgagtatttataatatatatatatatacatatatatatatttatttacttataaatattacgttcaaatattaattacaatatatacttctatttacaattattttatataatttatacataagAACATATAGTGAACCATAAAAGGgagaaagagaaaaaaaaaaaaaaaaaaaaaaaaaacaataataataataataataaagtaatataaaataagatgttgtctttttaaaaaaaattgtctttttatattttcatgcTTTcccctttttctttttatattttttccagATTAcagaattaatatttttcctcAAGGGAATAAAGGAGaaatttttcttcattttatataagcaaaattaaatacaagggaaaatgtttatatatagaacAGACCAATCAACACCACGttatagttatatataaaaagaacaaaGGTATACATacgatatatttttttttttaataattagaTAATGTTCgtatcatttctttttttttttttcttaacatATAGAAAAATTTTCATTCGAATAAATTGCACACATGACATCCGTTGTACAATcatcataaaaatgaagagaaaaaaaatatatgaataaataaataaataaatatatatatatatattgttacatattcttattttgcttttatattttcgCTTGTTAAATTTTTCCttgttctttttctttttcattattttcattactaTTTAAATTTGAGGAATAtctaattataattatttaataaaaatatcccATTTTGaattaattcaaaaaaatgaCTTCCTTTTTTAcctgtcttttttttttttttttttttttttttaattttacctGACTTGttaatgtaatatttatcacgtttaataatttttataaaatgataagaaaaaagataagcaaatatatttaacaagaaatgataaaataaataaataaataaatatatatatatatatatatatatatatatatatatataataaaacgaGGTGATGATAAGTATAcactattatataaattttcataaCATCTttgttaacatatataattttttaccaacttaatatttaattattttatatatgcttTGTTAATTAAGGGAAGGACATTCTTCATCCTTatagatattataaataaataaataaatatatatatatatatatatttatatttatatattggttctttttctttaatcCTATTGTAAAACTTATaatgtacattttttttttttttttttttttttttttatgttgtaACCACAATGcatttttaaacatataaagtgaagaaaagtaaaaaataatcaaataacgaaaaatatttgtaaatctctttgtttttttacttttctaCATGATAttgaaaagaaagaaaattatttctAAAGTTAATACTATGATAAAGTTTGATTTCTTTGTATAGAGgtatttcattatatgttctttttcatacacataataaaatgattttttttttattctattaaatgatgtataatattgtatatatgtatatataataatatatgtatatattaaaattaaaaagataagaaaaattcaaaacttttataaaaatacattttgAATTATGTATATAGGATTATAAACACTTTTATTACaccacttttttttttttttttttttttttttaagtacatatatgaaatatttttttgttgtttttttttttttttcttaattaaagatgtttcttttatataattaaaaataataagaaatataagtttttttttttttttttccaaacTGTTTGATaaaattatgttatatatatatgaatatatgtatattttttttttttttccttctttatatatatatatatatatatatatatatatattatattatattatacatgcataatattatataaagaaaacataatattattattaaaaggaaaaaaaagcaCACACAATATTacttgaaatatatattgtaaaaatatataaa
This Plasmodium falciparum 3D7 genome assembly, chromosome: 11 DNA region includes the following protein-coding sequences:
- a CDS encoding oxysterol-binding protein, putative; protein product: MIGGKYLNIKIFGEKRNSLGSNKTSDNTINNNNVNYIKRKKNNNKKDQEKKYNDNNYEEEYIKKRKSKPGSLYNNIDKSKIYRDKKIIHEGWLNKWTNIIGSYRPRYFILENGLLRYSLDKYSPTKESFVLTHCKIKVCPDDQLHFEIDTNEQGVLYLKANSPEDKHKWYISFKKAQLNYINGNNYKNKNGHHNIPDAVQTFNMSNNSLFLKNIIKNSSKCIKREDQHLDDPIKNTNNQTKKELSNNNKEIIEKEKNVDCIIVNKIQENVKGDESNNIVKNVIYERDDKDVPYERKDICMSHDKNYRSPLYIDNDNMSSYSKINKNANIKYKSNEYIFYKDDNVEKLSSSSSSTLDTSEFIEKMNSYNKKYNLEDMFISSTDFEDKSPTLCLMKNIISLKEMTTDVLKGSEYYQARSILNKKLKNNIKKGVNSNIIVDVNNNIIVDVNNNIIGDVNNNIIVDVNNNIIGDVNNNIIGDVNNNMIGDVNNNIIVDVNNNMIGDVNNNMIGDVNNNMIGDANDYVNNNFSNGNNLQIKSDELLSLLSQLYFSIQYAHIIIEKYIQCTELLLKEESIHSKYMNQSLKLLAKQNYYLEKSQEINNLTHMEEEIKDKLKHFQLYQCATLSEEDEEEEDKEMYNSSKQIKQKKQQQEDLFYDCDEFIYDKNILSNDVFEDESKNSISLYSSEGDKNENSDKIKKVHNTNNIPDQNRTYNNEHMLTTHSTINNKNEKMNAHIDEHYYNYINNDQENEKTFSHQTSEQRSLNIKTKSSDHDDNITTIQEDCTTDVFLKTILNNKNINETKRNTVSTEDDIALGDVRDGLITCDVYKKDHFVCDDSVEDKDIIRKRMGIEDDHGNNEDVHGNNEDVHGNNEDVHGNNEDVHGNNKDVHNNNKDDHNNNDNICVKDTSKNKTIYRDNHKCDICPCDNHLYDKNNLDNHLKSINFSLIPSCNSKNIKALNFKDIEIYTDKSIKRRKKLPSPRTEIKISMWSLLKDCIGKDLSRIGMPIYLNEPSSFLQRLAEDFQYIYLLKYASNEKESTSRLAFVTAFTISPYASVIGRTYKPFNPLLGETYELTHRKFRFISEQVVHHPPITAYHCHNEYMENYASIMANVHILGKSVEVTMPGSSHLILKYKKTMMSQNNLEKKINNYIHNNIHNNIHNNKVKEGNTESNMINNYNFCGKKKHTHDTYIHTDGMSNDINSKNDTSEQIQNELLNDNMQSEENGNNCMPPIRKEFYKDRGTCKNTKDGDNNDGHNNDDNNDDDNNDDDNNDDDNNDGHNNDDNNDDDNDGHNNGHNNCHNNGHNNDDHLLYDQEHYTYERANMIIHNVIFGKLWVELHGNIIIRNHNNGDFSIVKYIRKGWFEKEIHNVRGVVCDRYKNIIFFIYGKWSQEIYIAYVKDMKKLEYDNYFFNEDGSENIYHYNKNTLNEFINTIDWQLYENNIENLNSICVWKAHKRPHNSEQYYGFNYMTVELNEITKEYDKDKGAAIACTDSRFRPDQRYYENGNIEVAMNEKQRLENKQRQNAKKFNNTNKYEPKWFYKHKDPIFNDRDIYLFNNKYWITKDKNQFSDTPDIF